In Brienomyrus brachyistius isolate T26 unplaced genomic scaffold, BBRACH_0.4 scaffold53, whole genome shotgun sequence, a single window of DNA contains:
- the ndufv2 gene encoding NADH dehydrogenase [ubiquinone] flavoprotein 2, mitochondrial codes for MFLSSAVRVAVSHTGRQIRGLHQSAVRRGAGGALFVHRDTPENNPDTPFEFTEENLKRIDAIVKMYPEGHKAAATLPVLDLAQRQHGWLPISAMNKVAELLGVPPMRVYEVATFYTMYQRKPVGKYHVQVCTTTPCMLCNSDSILEAIQNKLGIKVGETTPDKMFTLIEVECLGACVNAPMVQINDNYYEDLKPQDIEQIIDELKAGRVPPPGPRGGRFSCEPAGGLTSLTGPPPGPGFGVRADL; via the exons ATGTTTCTTTCTTCTGCAGTCCGGGTTGCCGTCTCTCATACG GGCAGGCAAATTCGAGGCCTGCACCAGTCAGCCGTTCGCCGAGGAGCTGGGGGAGCTCTGTTTGTG cACAGGGACACTCCTGAAAACAACCCagacaccccctttgaattcacTGAGGAGAATCTCAAG AGAATAGACGCCATCGTGAAGATGTACCCAGAAGGACACAAAGCCGCGGCTACGCTCCCTGTGCTAGACTTGGCCCAGAGGCAGCATGGCTGGCTGCCCATTTCTGCCATGAACAAG GTTGCTGAGCTGCTTGGGGTCCCTCCCATGCGGGTGTACGAGGTCGCCACATTCTACACCATGTATCAGCGCAAGCCTGTGGGGAAGTATCATGTCCAGGTCTGCACCACAACACCTTGCATGTTGTGCAACTCGGACAGCATCCTCGAAGCCATCCAGAACAAGCTTG GCATTAAAGTTGGGGAAACCACACCAGATAAGATGTTCACACTGATAGAGGTAGAATGTCTTGGTGCTTGTGTCAACGCCCCAATGGTCCAGATCAATGACAACTACTAT GAGGACCTCAAACCCCAGGACATCGAGCAGATCATTGATGAGCTGAAAGCTGGAAGAGTCCCACCACCAGGCCCAAG gGGTGGTCGTTTTTCTTGTGAACCAGCTGGAGGCCTGACCTCTCTAACCGGACCTCCCCCTGGGCCTGGATTCGGAGTGAGAGCTGATCTGTAA